The genomic window TCAAATGCGAACGCCGACTCCGTCTCACGCGACACTGAGTCGAGGAACAGAGAGACTCGCCCACGCACCGCAGCACGCTGCAGAGACGTCTGACGGACGGAATCGAAGGTCTCGATACTCTCAGAAACACGCTCGATGCTTTGTTGGTTCGATCCGAGCTCGATCGTAAGCCCAGACACGCGACCTTCGACGGCGCCCAATGCGGCTTGAATTCTGGGGAGGTCCTGGTTGACATCTGAGATCTCGAGGCTCACCCGTACGAGGTGTTCCTGGATCTCGGCAACCGCGGTGATCGGGTCAGACAGGACGGACTCACAGAGCGGGCAAGCATTGTTGGGTGAGCCCGCATCTGCGTTGAGCCGGAGCAGATTCAGCGACTGCAAACGGCTTCGCCGTTCACCGGCCTCACCCGCGAAATCGGCTTCGTATCTCGCCAGCTTGCGCAGACGGCGTGCCTCGGCCCGAGCCTCGGCGTATGCGAATCGAAGCTGTTCCCTGGCATCGAGAAGATCGGCCAGCTCGTCGGTACGGTCGGCAGGGGGCAGCACCTCGACGTCCGCGTCGAGCACACTCGACAGCGCTTCGATTGCCGCCGAACGTGTCAGCGACGCTGGCTGGGTTGCGAGACCAAGAGCGACGGCCTCAGATAGCAAACCTGCAGCCCGTCCAGGCGCTTGAGCGAGCGCAGTCTCATCGCTGGATCGGCGTTCCAGTTCGCGCAGCTCACGCTCCCGTAGCCGAAGAAGCTCGCGCTTCACGACGTATTCCGGGTCGATCGTCCCGAGGAAGTAGGGCAAGACATCCCGAATTGCCTGCGGGATTCGCTCTTCACCCTGTTTGTGGAAAAGGATGTCGTGGCTAGCTATCTCCCCTTGATCCTGGATGCAGAAGAACAGCGCGTGGCGAATAGTGGCATCGAAGGCCGCCCTACGTCCGCCGCCGGGATCCGTGATATTGTCGTCGATCCCGGCTACCCGAGATAAGACTGCAACTCCCGAATCAAGATCAGAGTTGAGAACACAATCTTCTAGTTCGGGCGCTGGGGCACCTCGATCACGGAAGCTCACGTGCATCTGAGTGCTCGTACCGCGGCCTTCGGCAGGTGCGGGTCGCGCGATGAGCAGTATTCCGTCCTTCGTCTCAAGTTCGAGCGCATATAGACGCACTGTCTGGCGGATGACTCCGGCAGCAACGTGGTACCTGGAGCTCCCGAGGCAATAGTCGATAATGTCGATGATCGAGCTCTTGCCGGTGGCAGATCGGCCGGTCACGATGTTCACCGCATCCAAGCGGAATGGCAGAGTTCGGCGTGCTCCCTCTGCGTTGTACATGTGCAATGCACGGATCTGGAATGTCACGGCGTAAGTCCTAGCATCGCGCACACGGTCGACGGTGCTCCGGCGTGTACCAGCCATCGCCCGAGATACGCGGCGGCTCGCTGCGCGGCCTCTACGTCCCTGCTGTCACTCTTGATTGTTTGGGATGGGCCATTGGCGCCAGTCGTCAATCTCGCGCCGGACATCCTGAGGACGTTGTTAGTGACAGCGAACAGCAGTCCTTCATTCACGATCGAAACCATGCCAGCGACTTTCGGCTGTAGCGCCAGCTGAAGTTCGGGATTGGACGTTATCCAGTTGACGAACTTCGTTGTCACCCTCATTGACAGCGTGGCGCGAGCTTCTGGGTACAGCGCGATCGTGGCAACGATCGGCGCGTAGATGTATGGCATGCCAGCTGCCCCTTCGCCTTCGTGCGCTCTTGCGGCCCGAGAGAGGAGCAGCGCTATCAGCGCTGGGTTCAGTAAGGTCGCAACCTCTGGAGGTTCATGACGACTGTTGCGCCTGGTCATGTTGTGGCCGGTTCGAGTAGAGCCATTAGTCGAGCGGCGAACTCCGGATGCCAGCCGACGCCAGTGTCAGCACGATCAGCCAATATGTGTAGCGATCCACGGACTAGAAATCGCTCCGTGCACTGTTCCCTGATCGGGGGCGCCGTCGCTTCCTCAACCCAGCGGTAAATCTCCCGCGCTACTGCAGTCTTTGCCGCATCGCCCGCGTCGGCGGGTAGTTCTTCAGCGCATCGATCGAAGACGTAGCGCCACTCCTCAATCAATCGGCGTTCATACCGATCGAGCTCGTCGGGTCCGACAAGGCTGTCGCGCGTCCAACGCGAGCGCTGCGTGTAGGCACGTAGATAGTCCCTAACCGCCGACGCGATTCGTGAAGTGCCCACCCCGACCCAGCCAAGCTGCGCAACGAAAAGGTGGTCAGCAAAGGTCTCAGTGTCCGGATCGAGCAACGGCACGTCGCTGTCAATAGGTAGGTTCTCCGGTAGGAATGACTCGCGTAGGTCACTCACGTACGCATCGATCTCTTCACCGCTGACGAAGGTGGCCTGCTCTGTGCGAAAGATTTCGATACACCTCTGAAACCACCAGCCCTCGAGGTGCGATACGAACGCCGACACGTGCGTGCGTCGCACCGACAATCGACACGTCGCTTCGAGAAGGTCCTCCACACGATCGATGTCTGGGTTCTGGGGCACAACGGTAACGCGGTCCAATAGGGCTAGCCGCTCTTCATCGCTGAGGTCCCTCCATGCGGAGTACGCCTTGGCATTGGTCTCCGAGGCGCCAGCGTCCGCGATCGTATTCAGTGCGACGAGCGCGGCGGCCACATCGCGGCTCGAGTCGTCGACGAGGTGCTCGGCAACGGTGCCTGGTGCGGCGGCACTCGTCGTCACGAGGTATAGGTGCGCCGTGGGCAGTGCAATCGAATGATCAGCCACGCCCTCGGCCCAGATCCGAAGCGTTTTCCAGAGATCGCTGCTCGCATTGGTCAGATTCGTCCCCGGCGCGCGGTGCTTGATCTGCAAGAGGCTCCGGTATCCGTCGGCCGAGACAATCTCAATGTCGTCGCCAGCCTCGACGGAAATCTGCCACTCGACGCCGACTCGAAGCAATTCAAGCGCTCGATGCAGCGCGTACCGCATCTGCATCGCGTAACCGGCCGCCGCGGCGCTCGCGTCGAAGGTACCCGGCATACCGGGAGTACCACTAGTCGCCATGCTGCAGACTATCTCCCCTGCGACCCGGTGGAGTCCTGATCGCGCGCGACACGCAGGCTACTGAGTCCAGCGCAAGCGC from Candidatus Binatia bacterium includes these protein-coding regions:
- a CDS encoding DUF3732 domain-containing protein; this encodes MTFQIRALHMYNAEGARRTLPFRLDAVNIVTGRSATGKSSIIDIIDYCLGSSRYHVAAGVIRQTVRLYALELETKDGILLIARPAPAEGRGTSTQMHVSFRDRGAPAPELEDCVLNSDLDSGVAVLSRVAGIDDNITDPGGGRRAAFDATIRHALFFCIQDQGEIASHDILFHKQGEERIPQAIRDVLPYFLGTIDPEYVVKRELLRLRERELRELERRSSDETALAQAPGRAAGLLSEAVALGLATQPASLTRSAAIEALSSVLDADVEVLPPADRTDELADLLDAREQLRFAYAEARAEARRLRKLARYEADFAGEAGERRSRLQSLNLLRLNADAGSPNNACPLCESVLSDPITAVAEIQEHLVRVSLEISDVNQDLPRIQAALGAVEGRVSGLTIELGSNQQSIERVSESIETFDSVRQTSLQRAAVRGRVSLFLDSVSRETESAFAFDRLHEIEEEIDALRRELDADAAAERLAAALSRISYQITDVAAKLELEHAPAPVRLDARALTVIVDTAHGSYRLREIGSGANWLGYHLAALVGLHTFLAENARPVPHFLVLDQPSQVYFPPDATGLEPLGDDDHASLARVFDVLFRFVDETAGGFQVLVLEHADLDDERFADAVVERWRADGHALIPPEWIDQVGE
- a CDS encoding three component ABC system middle component; translation: MTRRNSRHEPPEVATLLNPALIALLLSRAARAHEGEGAAGMPYIYAPIVATIALYPEARATLSMRVTTKFVNWITSNPELQLALQPKVAGMVSIVNEGLLFAVTNNVLRMSGARLTTGANGPSQTIKSDSRDVEAAQRAAAYLGRWLVHAGAPSTVCAMLGLTP
- a CDS encoding ABC-three component system protein — its product is MATSGTPGMPGTFDASAAAAGYAMQMRYALHRALELLRVGVEWQISVEAGDDIEIVSADGYRSLLQIKHRAPGTNLTNASSDLWKTLRIWAEGVADHSIALPTAHLYLVTTSAAAPGTVAEHLVDDSSRDVAAALVALNTIADAGASETNAKAYSAWRDLSDEERLALLDRVTVVPQNPDIDRVEDLLEATCRLSVRRTHVSAFVSHLEGWWFQRCIEIFRTEQATFVSGEEIDAYVSDLRESFLPENLPIDSDVPLLDPDTETFADHLFVAQLGWVGVGTSRIASAVRDYLRAYTQRSRWTRDSLVGPDELDRYERRLIEEWRYVFDRCAEELPADAGDAAKTAVAREIYRWVEEATAPPIREQCTERFLVRGSLHILADRADTGVGWHPEFAARLMALLEPATT